ATGCAATTGGTGCGTTGAACAATTCCATCATCATTGATATTGGTGGTGGGACCACCGATATTTGTGCCATGCGTGGCACAATTCCCACAGGAGAGGAACAAGTCACTATCCCGAAAGCGGGAAAATATATCGACGTGGTTCTGGAAAACCTGATCCGAGAAAATCATCCAGAGGTGCAGATAACTCCCAACCTGGCACGTAAGATCAAAGAGCAACACTCCTTCGTTGGTGAAATGCAAGATGAGAAACTGGTCAACGTGCGGATTGGTGGAAAACCAGCGGTGGTCAATCTCACCAAAGAGATTAAGACCGCCTGCGAAACCATCATTGCGGAGATTGTCGAGAATCTGCAAAGCCTAATTATGATTTTTGACCCAGAAGGTCAGGAAGAGGCGCTCCAGAATATTTATCTGACCGGTGGCGGTTCTCGTATTGTCGGTCTGGGTGAAGTCATTGCCGACCACATGAAGGAATATGGCGATGTTGCTGTGCGACACGTTGCTGATCCAGATTTTTGTGGTGTATCCGGTGCCTTGAAACTGGCCATGGAACTGCCTCCCCAGTACTGGGAACAAGTCGGTCAGGTCATTAATAAAGTAACCAAATAATCCAACTTCTTCCACCTTTAACCTACCCACCAATTAATCGAGGTGTCTTCATGAGCGTAATTAAAACGGTTCAAGCCAAGTCTGGCCTGACCTCCAAAATGTTGGCATGTATGAGTTACCTAGGGATCCTCGCGTTGGTCCCGTTGGTCCTGAATCGTGACGATGACTACATCAGCTTTCACGCCCGCCAAGGGGTTGTGATCTGGATGTGGGAGGTTCTGGCGATTTATGCCTTGATCGTACC
The sequence above is drawn from the Gammaproteobacteria bacterium genome and encodes:
- the mamK gene encoding Actin-like protein MamK (Evidence 3 : Putative function from multiple computational evidences); the encoded protein is MSNVDKIEQPLLLGIDLGTSRTRIMSNRGVSADIFSVVGYPKDIIGVKLMKHSYLIGEEALRRQSYLDIQYPLEDGVIKEANDQAADAARLLIKHAISLANPQPDDKIYGVLGVPARASMFNKAQLLRITQELFDFSMVVSEPFMVAYAIGALNNSIIIDIGGGTTDICAMRGTIPTGEEQVTIPKAGKYIDVVLENLIRENHPEVQITPNLARKIKEQHSFVGEMQDEKLVNVRIGGKPAVVNLTKEIKTACETIIAEIVENLQSLIMIFDPEGQEEALQNIYLTGGGSRIVGLGEVIADHMKEYGDVAVRHVADPDFCGVSGALKLAMELPPQYWEQVGQVINKVTK
- the mamF gene encoding Magnetosome protein MamF (Evidence 3 : Putative function from multiple computational evidences) — its product is MSVIKTVQAKSGLTSKMLACMSYLGILALVPLVLNRDDDYISFHARQGVVIWMWEVLAIYALIVPGGRLFFSVSSFLCFALSVIGLSSVLLGRAWKLPIIGNWAESI